The Blautia pseudococcoides genome segment TAAAGGGCGGAGACCCATTTCTCTTCGGAAGAGGCGGAGAGGAGCTGGAGCTTCTCACAAAAGAGGGAATCCCCTATGAAGTGGTGCCCGGAGTCACCTCCTCTTTGGCCGTTCCTGCATATAACGGTATTCCGGTGACACACAGGGATTTCTGTTCCTCCCTGCATATTATCACAGGACATAAAAAGCAGGGGGAGGCCTATGACATTGATTTTGAAGCACTGGTGCGCACAAAGGGAACACTGGTGTTCCTCATGGGTGTCACGGCACTTGCTGATATCTGCAATTCCCTGCTGCGGGCAGGTATGCCGGGTGAGATGCCGGCCGCCATACTGCAGAAAGGAACTACGGCAGGGCAGAAGCGGATCGTGGCTACCGTCTCCACTTTGGAGGAGGAGGTAAAACGCCAGGGGATCGAGACGCCGGCTATCATTGTGGTTGGCCAGGTTTGTTCTCTTGCTGATACCTTTGGATGGTATGAGAAGCTGCCCCTGGCAGGATATAAAGTGCTGGTCACAAGGCCCAGAGAGACGGTTTCCACCATGTCTCAAAAGCTGCGCCTGATGGGAGCGGAAGTACTGGAGCTTCCCGCTATCAAAACAGCACCGCTTAAAGACCAGAGCGCGCTTTTCAGCGCATTCGGACAGCTTGACAGCTATGACTGGCTGGCATTTACAAGCCCTATCGGTGTGAATGTATTTTTTGAGGAGATGAAAAAGGCAGGGACAGACGTGAGAAAACTGGGCGGAGCAAAGATCGCTGCCATTGGAAAAGGTACGAAAAAGGCACTGGAAGAGAGAGGCCTGTTTGTGGATCTGATGCCTGAGGTGTTTGACGGGGAATCCCTGGGAAGAGTGCTGTGTGAAGTCTGCAGCGGAAATGAAAAGATTCTTCTTCCGAGAGCAAAGATCGGAGGAAAAGAGATCATCCAGGAGCTGGAGAAAAAGCCAGGGCTTTTGATCTGTGATGTGCCGACCTATGATACCTTTTATGAAAAACAGGAAATGATCAATGAGAAAAAGGCTTTTGAGAGCGGAGAGATCAACTGTGCTGTCTTTACAAGTGCGTCTACCGTAAAAGGATTTGCGGAGGCAGTAGAAGGCCTTGATTATACAAAAGTGACGGCTGCCTGCATTGGAAAGCAGACGAAAGCTGCGGCGGACGCATACGGAATGAAGACATTTATGGCAAAACAGGCGACCATTGACAGTGTGGTGGATTTGGTTGTAAACTTGAAAAACAACAGGTAACTGTGAAAACACGGAACAAATGAATACACAGACCTGTCTGGAGCGTTACGAATATACGAATAATTGAAAATTACAATAAGAGAGGATAAAAGGAGTGTAGCAGCATGGAAATGACAGTCAGACCGAGAAGGCTTCGGAAAAACGATACCCTGCGCAGAATGGTGCGGGAAACCAGGATGGATAAGAGTTCCCTGATTTACCCCATTTTTGTCCGCGAGGGAGAGAATATGGAGGAGGAAATCCCCTCTATGGAAGGACAGTTCCGATACAGCATAGACAGACTGCCTTACGCCCTGGAAGGGCTTAGGAAGGCAGGGGTGGATAAAGTCATGTTCTTTGGTATCCCGGATGA includes the following:
- the cobA gene encoding uroporphyrinogen-III C-methyltransferase, translated to MTAGGQETDRAYGKGKVWLVGAGPGDIGLFTLKGMETLKNAQVVVYDSLVGQGVLSQIPAGVRLINVGKRASHHIMPQEQINQVLVDEAKKGYRVVRLKGGDPFLFGRGGEELELLTKEGIPYEVVPGVTSSLAVPAYNGIPVTHRDFCSSLHIITGHKKQGEAYDIDFEALVRTKGTLVFLMGVTALADICNSLLRAGMPGEMPAAILQKGTTAGQKRIVATVSTLEEEVKRQGIETPAIIVVGQVCSLADTFGWYEKLPLAGYKVLVTRPRETVSTMSQKLRLMGAEVLELPAIKTAPLKDQSALFSAFGQLDSYDWLAFTSPIGVNVFFEEMKKAGTDVRKLGGAKIAAIGKGTKKALEERGLFVDLMPEVFDGESLGRVLCEVCSGNEKILLPRAKIGGKEIIQELEKKPGLLICDVPTYDTFYEKQEMINEKKAFESGEINCAVFTSASTVKGFAEAVEGLDYTKVTAACIGKQTKAAADAYGMKTFMAKQATIDSVVDLVVNLKNNR